One window from the genome of Cherax quadricarinatus isolate ZL_2023a chromosome 14, ASM3850222v1, whole genome shotgun sequence encodes:
- the LOC128696138 gene encoding uncharacterized protein isoform X1, translating to MTSQLTGLAIGSRGKITPTLVAAVSRTFVFYQISSFASPVKVLGPSERNSLNPRELRGRQDAFRRKGRGVTRWWWGCMRATDSDTQATSVRVDGREVVSSKPTATVFFREYCHCRLTTERSPGVTTPLDPMVALRQRGGVESMAIDASGVWSCPSARRGALATYKFRVREERKRVIRLSNEKYRTIDDHESGLRRFVLIKNTLRRLQREAREEKLARHRAGSTNVSPSYLSASRPRSPSPPCDMQVCDVLSVYAQPAPTPLSALEDDDPAPPAKKPKLFLDDDKENSRETCETRLQCEMDHKDDARVVVDDTQEILRDLYDTFTADSLTQPRPGTPTPPRPDTPYVSPLSCTVPIPTSPPSISSNTTTTTTTSMSTTTSSTTNLSSTPTSYSSSGNSGSSYYDWSRPQQQQYACGHTSLLGNDLQSVVFHSLIASLES from the exons ATGACGTCACAGCTAACTGGCCTCGCCATTGGTTCGAGAGGGAAAATCACGCCTACTTTAGTTGCCGCTGTTTCCAGAACTTTCGTTTTCTACCAAATCTCTTCGTTCGCGTCACCCGTGAAAGTGCTTGGGCCGAGTGAACGAAACTCACTGAATCCACGGGAACTGCGAGGGCGTCAGGATGCGTTTCGCCGTAAAGGCAGAGGCGTCACACGTTGGTGGTGGGGTTGCATGAGAGCGACTGACTCAGATACCCAAGCAACAAGTGTGCGGGTGGACGGACGGGAGGTAGTGAGCTCCAAGCCTACTGCTACCGTGTTCTTCCGAGAATACTGTCATTGTAGGTTGACCACGGAACGGTCACCGGGCGTTACAACACCTCTCGATCCAATGGTGGCGTTAAGACAAAGAG GTGGTGTTGAGAGTATGGCCATCGACGCCAGTGGTGTATGGTCGTGCCCCAGTGCCCGACGCGGTGCCCTGGCTACTTACAAGTTCCGTGTGCGCGAGGAACGCAAGCGGGTGATAAGACTCTCCAACGAGAAGTACCGCACCATTGATGATCATGAGAGCGGCCTTCGAAGATTTGTGCTCATCAA GAACACGCTGAGACGACTGCAGCGAGAGGCTCGGGAGGAGAAGTTGGCTCGACACCGTGCTGGTAGTACCAATGTGTCGCCTTCCTACCTGTCTGCCTCTCGCCCCcgctccccctctcctccctgtgACATGCAGGTTTGTGACGTGCTGAGCGTGTACGCCCAGCCCGCCCCCACTCCACTCTCCGCCCTGGAAGACGACGACCCAGCGCCCCCGGCCAAGAAGCCCAAGCTCTTCCTTGATGATGATAAGGAAAACTCGAGGGAGACTTGTGAAACACGGCTGCAGTGCGAAATGGATCACAAGGACGACGCCCGCGTAGTGGTGGACGATACGCAAGAGATCTTACGCGACTTGTACGATACGTTCACCGCCGATTCTCTTACGCAGCCCCGTCCTGGTACGCCCACTCCGCCCCGCCCAGACACGCCTTATGTATCCCCTCTTTCCTGCACCGTGCCCATTCCCACCTCGCCGCCATCAATTAGCAgcaataccaccacaaccaccaccaccagcatgagtacgaccacctccagcaccaccaactTGAGTAGCACCCCCACgagctacagcagcagtggtaaCTCCGGAAGCAGCTATTATGACTGGTCaagaccacagcagcagcagtacgctTGTGGCCATACCTCACTCTTGGGGAATGACCTCCAGTCTGTAGTTTTTCACAGCCTCATCGCCTCTTTGGAGTCGTAA
- the LOC128696138 gene encoding LEM protein 2 isoform X2 → MAIDASGVWSCPSARRGALATYKFRVREERKRVIRLSNEKYRTIDDHESGLRRFVLIKNTLRRLQREAREEKLARHRAGSTNVSPSYLSASRPRSPSPPCDMQVCDVLSVYAQPAPTPLSALEDDDPAPPAKKPKLFLDDDKENSRETCETRLQCEMDHKDDARVVVDDTQEILRDLYDTFTADSLTQPRPGTPTPPRPDTPYVSPLSCTVPIPTSPPSISSNTTTTTTTSMSTTTSSTTNLSSTPTSYSSSGNSGSSYYDWSRPQQQQYACGHTSLLGNDLQSVVFHSLIASLES, encoded by the exons ATGGCCATCGACGCCAGTGGTGTATGGTCGTGCCCCAGTGCCCGACGCGGTGCCCTGGCTACTTACAAGTTCCGTGTGCGCGAGGAACGCAAGCGGGTGATAAGACTCTCCAACGAGAAGTACCGCACCATTGATGATCATGAGAGCGGCCTTCGAAGATTTGTGCTCATCAA GAACACGCTGAGACGACTGCAGCGAGAGGCTCGGGAGGAGAAGTTGGCTCGACACCGTGCTGGTAGTACCAATGTGTCGCCTTCCTACCTGTCTGCCTCTCGCCCCcgctccccctctcctccctgtgACATGCAGGTTTGTGACGTGCTGAGCGTGTACGCCCAGCCCGCCCCCACTCCACTCTCCGCCCTGGAAGACGACGACCCAGCGCCCCCGGCCAAGAAGCCCAAGCTCTTCCTTGATGATGATAAGGAAAACTCGAGGGAGACTTGTGAAACACGGCTGCAGTGCGAAATGGATCACAAGGACGACGCCCGCGTAGTGGTGGACGATACGCAAGAGATCTTACGCGACTTGTACGATACGTTCACCGCCGATTCTCTTACGCAGCCCCGTCCTGGTACGCCCACTCCGCCCCGCCCAGACACGCCTTATGTATCCCCTCTTTCCTGCACCGTGCCCATTCCCACCTCGCCGCCATCAATTAGCAgcaataccaccacaaccaccaccaccagcatgagtacgaccacctccagcaccaccaactTGAGTAGCACCCCCACgagctacagcagcagtggtaaCTCCGGAAGCAGCTATTATGACTGGTCaagaccacagcagcagcagtacgctTGTGGCCATACCTCACTCTTGGGGAATGACCTCCAGTCTGTAGTTTTTCACAGCCTCATCGCCTCTTTGGAGTCGTAA